The Urocitellus parryii isolate mUroPar1 chromosome 6, mUroPar1.hap1, whole genome shotgun sequence genome includes a window with the following:
- the Klhl33 gene encoding kelch-like protein 33 isoform X1, with the protein MSLLDTAHHPSDLQPVSLPLQKDGFEHPLPTERNSWPSSPDEDPDLLSFPLQEHGPRSLVPGNLPSPALFLEEEEQNEDDGDTAKLEGLCSEEHPSQFFAEAQRLREHRLLLDEEVTVRGRVYGVHRVILAAVSSLFRDRLLSGGAPRLGFSLDVAPGGWEAVLTFAYEGVLGPASLGDVLAAADALRAPRVKAAAQRRFEGPGNAGEEEKKLSQAQELRENLRSIELLYREGVGCDLELEADGYRLRVHRAALACGSEFFGAMLLSGMRESQGTEVSLHTISSQDLQLLVSFAYSGIVRARWLGLLRAAQAALQYQSSSCLALCQRALARDLSPARCLALFPMAEAPGLERLWSKARHYLLTHLPAVALCPAFPSLPAAFLAELLDSDELHVQEEFEAFVAARCWLAANPETQESEARALLRCVRFGRMSTRELRKVRAAGLPPTLPPDLLHQLMVESEVPGQERRREPDRALVVIGGDELRPDMARRQPSRKVCWARAFHCGMGLVRTVEWGRLPALPAPGRFRHGAASVAGSELYVCGGQDFYSHSNTLASTLRWDPSQEDWEEVAPLCQARSFFPLMALDGQLYALGGRYNGVALNSVETYNPELNIWRPAPALPAPCFAHAAAILEGQLYVSGGCNGTGQYLGSLLHYDPKLEKPGTFLSPMGIPRAGHVMAALGGRLYVAGGLGETGDLLSFEAYEPRTDSWTRLAPLPSPHVGAAGAVLQGELLVLGGYSHRTYALSHLIHAYCPGLGRWMCLGTLPRPRAEMPACILTLPTVQHIALVPTLHQTKPAG; encoded by the exons ATGAGCCTCTTGGACACAGCACATCATCCCTCGGACCTGCAGCCCGTCTCCCTTCCCCTGCAGAAGGACGGTTTTGAACACCCTTTGCCCACTGAAAGAAACTCCTGGCCTTCTTCCCCAGATGAGGATCCTGATTTACTGTCCTTTCCTCTGCAAGAGCATGGCCCCAGATCCCTGGTCCCGGGGAACCTTCCCTCCCCGGCTTTGTTCCtagaggaagaggaacagaaTGAAGACGACGGAGACACAGCCAAGCTGGAAGGACTGTGTAGTGAGGAGCATCCGAGCCAGTTCTTCGCAGAAGCCCAGAGGCTGCGGGAACACAGGCTCTTGTTAGACGAAGAGGTGACAGTCAGGGGACGGGTGTATGGTGTGCACCGGGTGATCTTGGCCGCAGTCAGCAGCCTCTTCCGAGACAGGCTGCTGAGCGGCGGAGCGCCGCGGCTTGGCTTCAGCCTGGATGTGGCCCCGGGGGGCTGGGAGGCCGTGCTGACCTTTGCCTATGAAGGGGTGCTGGGCCCCGCCTCATTGGGGGATGTGCTGGCTGCGGCCGATGCCTTGCGGGCGCCCCGGGTAAAGGCCGCGGCACAGCGGAGATTCGAGGGACCAGGAAACGCcggggaagaagaaaagaagctcAGCCAGGCACAGGAGCTGAGGGAGAATCTGCGCAGCATAGAGCTTCTGTACCGAGAGGGCGTCGGGTGTGACCTGGAGCTGGAGGCAGACGGCTACAGGTTGCGGG TGCACCGAGCAGCCCTGGCCTGTGGCAGTGAGTTCTTTGGGGCTATGCTCCTGAGTGGGATGAGGGAATCCCAGGGCACAGAGGTGTCTCTGCACACCATCTCTAGCCAGGACCTGCAACTCCTTGTCTCTTTTGCCTACTCTGGAATTGTTCGAGCAAGATGGCTAGGACTGCTGAGAGCTGCCCAGGCTGCTCTGCAATACCAAAGCTCTTCCTGCCTGGCTTTATGTCAGAGAGCCTTGGCACGAGACCTCAGCCCTGCCCGATgcctggccctgttccccatgGCTGAAGCCCCCGGGTTGGAGAGGCTCTGGAGCAAAGCCCGACACTACCTCCTCACCCACCTGCCTGCTGTGGCTTTGTGCCCTGCTTTCCCTTCTTTACCAGCTGCCTTCCTGGCTGAGCTCCTGGATAGTGATGAGCTTCATGTCCAAGAAGAGTTTGAGGCCTTTGTGGCTGCACGGTGTTGGCTAGCTGCCAACCCTGAGACCCAGGAGTCAGAGGCCAGGGCCCTGTTGCGATGTGTCCGCTTTGGCCGCATGTCTACCCGAGAGCTGAGGAAGGTGCGGGCAGCTGGGCTACCCCCAACCCTGCCCCCAGACCTGCTACACCAGCTGATGGTGGAGTCTGAGGTTCCAGGTCAAGAGAGGCGGAGGGAACCTGACCGGGCACTGGTGGTGATTGGTGGGGACGAGCTCAGACCTGATATGGCCCGAAGACAGCCATCTCGAAAAGTGTGTTGGGCCCGGGCCTTCCACTGTGGCATGGGACTGGTACGAACTGTGGAGTGGGGGCGGctgcctgccctgcctgcccCAGGTCGTTTCCGGCATGGGGCTGCAAGCGTGGCAGGAAGTGAACTCTATGTGTGTGGGGGACAGGATTTCTACAGCCACTCCAACACTCTGGCTTCAACTCTCAG GTGGGACCCCAGTCAAGAGGACTGGGAGGAGGTGGCACCTTTATGCCAGGCTCGGAGTTTTTTCCCCCTGATGGCATTGGATGGACAACTTTATGCCCTGGGTGGACGATACAATGGTGTTGCTCTCAACTCTGTGGAAACATATAACCCTGAACTCAATATCTGGAG GCCAGCACCTGCACTTCCGGCACCCTGCTTTGCCCATGCAGCTGCCATCTTGGAGGGCCAGTTGTATGTGAGTGGTGGCTGTAATGGGACTGGTCAATACCTGGGCTCATTGCTGCACTACGACCCCAAACTTGAGAAACCAGGGACATTTTTGAGCCCAATGGGCATACCTCGGGCTGGCCATGTCATGGCTGCTCTGGGAGGACGACTATATGTGGCAGGTGGACTGGGTGAGACTGGGGACTTGCTGAGCTTTGAGGCTTATGAGCCAAGGACTGATAGCTGGACTCGCCTAGCACCCCTGCCTTCCCCCCATGTGGGTGCTGCAGGTGCTGTGCTCCAGGGGGAGCTACTGGTATTAGGAGGCTACAGCCACCGTACCTATGCCCTTTCCCACCTTATCCATGCTTATTGTCCTGGCCTGGGCCGATGGATGTGCCTGGGAACTCTGCCAAGGCCTCGGGCTGAGATGCCTGCCTGCATCCTGACACTCCCCACGGTGCAGCACATAGCATTGGTTCCCACCCTGCACCAAACCAAACCTGCTGGGTGA
- the Klhl33 gene encoding kelch-like protein 33 isoform X2: MLLSGMRESQGTEVSLHTISSQDLQLLVSFAYSGIVRARWLGLLRAAQAALQYQSSSCLALCQRALARDLSPARCLALFPMAEAPGLERLWSKARHYLLTHLPAVALCPAFPSLPAAFLAELLDSDELHVQEEFEAFVAARCWLAANPETQESEARALLRCVRFGRMSTRELRKVRAAGLPPTLPPDLLHQLMVESEVPGQERRREPDRALVVIGGDELRPDMARRQPSRKVCWARAFHCGMGLVRTVEWGRLPALPAPGRFRHGAASVAGSELYVCGGQDFYSHSNTLASTLRWDPSQEDWEEVAPLCQARSFFPLMALDGQLYALGGRYNGVALNSVETYNPELNIWRPAPALPAPCFAHAAAILEGQLYVSGGCNGTGQYLGSLLHYDPKLEKPGTFLSPMGIPRAGHVMAALGGRLYVAGGLGETGDLLSFEAYEPRTDSWTRLAPLPSPHVGAAGAVLQGELLVLGGYSHRTYALSHLIHAYCPGLGRWMCLGTLPRPRAEMPACILTLPTVQHIALVPTLHQTKPAG; encoded by the exons ATGCTCCTGAGTGGGATGAGGGAATCCCAGGGCACAGAGGTGTCTCTGCACACCATCTCTAGCCAGGACCTGCAACTCCTTGTCTCTTTTGCCTACTCTGGAATTGTTCGAGCAAGATGGCTAGGACTGCTGAGAGCTGCCCAGGCTGCTCTGCAATACCAAAGCTCTTCCTGCCTGGCTTTATGTCAGAGAGCCTTGGCACGAGACCTCAGCCCTGCCCGATgcctggccctgttccccatgGCTGAAGCCCCCGGGTTGGAGAGGCTCTGGAGCAAAGCCCGACACTACCTCCTCACCCACCTGCCTGCTGTGGCTTTGTGCCCTGCTTTCCCTTCTTTACCAGCTGCCTTCCTGGCTGAGCTCCTGGATAGTGATGAGCTTCATGTCCAAGAAGAGTTTGAGGCCTTTGTGGCTGCACGGTGTTGGCTAGCTGCCAACCCTGAGACCCAGGAGTCAGAGGCCAGGGCCCTGTTGCGATGTGTCCGCTTTGGCCGCATGTCTACCCGAGAGCTGAGGAAGGTGCGGGCAGCTGGGCTACCCCCAACCCTGCCCCCAGACCTGCTACACCAGCTGATGGTGGAGTCTGAGGTTCCAGGTCAAGAGAGGCGGAGGGAACCTGACCGGGCACTGGTGGTGATTGGTGGGGACGAGCTCAGACCTGATATGGCCCGAAGACAGCCATCTCGAAAAGTGTGTTGGGCCCGGGCCTTCCACTGTGGCATGGGACTGGTACGAACTGTGGAGTGGGGGCGGctgcctgccctgcctgcccCAGGTCGTTTCCGGCATGGGGCTGCAAGCGTGGCAGGAAGTGAACTCTATGTGTGTGGGGGACAGGATTTCTACAGCCACTCCAACACTCTGGCTTCAACTCTCAG GTGGGACCCCAGTCAAGAGGACTGGGAGGAGGTGGCACCTTTATGCCAGGCTCGGAGTTTTTTCCCCCTGATGGCATTGGATGGACAACTTTATGCCCTGGGTGGACGATACAATGGTGTTGCTCTCAACTCTGTGGAAACATATAACCCTGAACTCAATATCTGGAG GCCAGCACCTGCACTTCCGGCACCCTGCTTTGCCCATGCAGCTGCCATCTTGGAGGGCCAGTTGTATGTGAGTGGTGGCTGTAATGGGACTGGTCAATACCTGGGCTCATTGCTGCACTACGACCCCAAACTTGAGAAACCAGGGACATTTTTGAGCCCAATGGGCATACCTCGGGCTGGCCATGTCATGGCTGCTCTGGGAGGACGACTATATGTGGCAGGTGGACTGGGTGAGACTGGGGACTTGCTGAGCTTTGAGGCTTATGAGCCAAGGACTGATAGCTGGACTCGCCTAGCACCCCTGCCTTCCCCCCATGTGGGTGCTGCAGGTGCTGTGCTCCAGGGGGAGCTACTGGTATTAGGAGGCTACAGCCACCGTACCTATGCCCTTTCCCACCTTATCCATGCTTATTGTCCTGGCCTGGGCCGATGGATGTGCCTGGGAACTCTGCCAAGGCCTCGGGCTGAGATGCCTGCCTGCATCCTGACACTCCCCACGGTGCAGCACATAGCATTGGTTCCCACCCTGCACCAAACCAAACCTGCTGGGTGA